One genomic window of Mercenaria mercenaria strain notata chromosome 2, MADL_Memer_1, whole genome shotgun sequence includes the following:
- the LOC123564179 gene encoding uncharacterized protein LOC123564179, with translation MAASMAIRHILHSCNKTLRCNVLNIQTIRKLDKSIIWKRNFTCGSVLWSDKHLEARELKKLMESLTDKFAEARELLGDARESHGTVYFSEDLEDAQTAVDETLTEYKQLLDQLSDQQRKEVISTLGLRMEELKAQQRAIEDELKDHH, from the exons ATGGCAGCCTCCATGGCAATTAGACATATTTTACACAGCTGTAATAAAACTTTGAGATGtaatgttttaaacattcaaactaTTCGGAAACTAGATAAATCAATTATCTGGAAAAGAAATTTTACCTGTGGGTCAGTGTTATGGAGTGACAAGCATTTAGAAGCCCGAGAATTGAAAAAGTTGATGGAGAGTTTGACAGATAAATTTGCTGAAGCAAGAGAGTTGCTTGGTGATGCT aggGAAAGTCATGGCACAGTTTATTTTTCTGAAGATCTTGAAGATGCTCAAACAGCTGTAGATGAAACACTAACAGAGTATAAACAGTTGCTGGATCAACTGTCTGATCAACAAAGAAAAGAAGTTATTTCTACACTAGGACTTAGAATGGAAGAACTTAAGGCTCAACAGAGAGCCATTGAAGACGAGCTCAAAGATCATCATTGA